Below is a window of Flavobacterium sp. N2820 DNA.
ATAAAAGAAAAAATGGGAACTATTAAATTACAAAATATCAGAACATTCTCTTATCATGGTTGTTTGATAGAAGAAGGAAAAATTGGGTCAGATTATAGTGTAGATTTAGAAATTAAAACCGATTTGCGCAAATCTTCTCAAACAGATGAATTGGCTGATACCGTTGATTATGTGTTGTTGAATAAAATTGTAGTGGAAGAAATGGCGATTCGCTCTAAATTATTAGAACATGTTGCCCAACGCATTATTACCAGATGTTTTGCTGAAATTCCGTCAATTTCTCGAATAAAATTAGCAGTTTCAAAACTAAATCCGCCAATTGGAGGTGATGTGGAAGCCGTTACTATTGAAATGGAAGAGTTTAGAAATTAAAAAACGTGTCAATCTGAATTTATTTCAATTTATAATATCATTATCTAATTTTGAGATGCTCAAACGAGTTCAGCATGACAATAAAACTTCTTTTAATCAATTCTATAAGCTCTTTTCTTATATAAATTACTTGAAGCCACAATATGTGCTAAAGCATCTTTTGCTAATTCTTTATTTAGGGTTACAGGAATTAATTCTGTATCGCTTT
It encodes the following:
- the folB gene encoding dihydroneopterin aldolase, encoding MGTIKLQNIRTFSYHGCLIEEGKIGSDYSVDLEIKTDLRKSSQTDELADTVDYVLLNKIVVEEMAIRSKLLEHVAQRIITRCFAEIPSISRIKLAVSKLNPPIGGDVEAVTIEMEEFRN